The Haladaptatus cibarius D43 genome includes the window ATCCAGTATCAGGATGTCGCCCCTTCGGAGGATAACGGAGGCACACCTAACACAGTTGCATTTTGGACGACGTGAAGCGGTATCTGTTCGTAGCTTGCCGCACCTTTGAACGTCCAGCGTCCGAGGTCGAAGTCCGAGGGTTCCCCGGCGAAATGGAGCAGGTCCGAGACGAGCGAAGCCCCGAGACCGTCGATTTCTTCGAGGTCGTCACGCGAAGCGAGACGGATATGCGACAGTGTGTGTATTCCGGCATCTTGGAGCCGTTCGAGTTTCGTTTCCCCGAGACCGGGAACGTCCTGTAGGCAGTCGGGATTAGGTTCTTTGAGACCGTGCGAGCAGTCCCAGAATTGGCGACCAGTCGCCCAGTAGAGAGCCATCTTCCAGATTCCGCACTGTTCGTAGTCATACAGCGGAGAACCGTCTTTTTTCGCGCCGATTTGCGCGCCCTCAAGGTCGGTGACTTCGTTGAACTGTTCAGTTACGCCGATTTCGATGTTTTCGAAGGTTTTAGACAAGTAGTCGCCCAGATACGCCTTTGCGTTGAAGTTTTCTTGCTGTTGCTTGTTGTGATGTATCCACTCGGAACCACGGTTAGACAGTCTGTCGCACCAGACCATTTCGCCGTGGTCGCAGTTGGTCGCCCAGTAGTGAGAGAGCCACGAATGCGGAACGTAGCGGACACCGAAGACGACGACGTGAAGATGAGGATAGCCTTTTGTGGTCCATTCCAGAGCGCGGATGTAGTCGAGGCGGGAGTCACCGCCGTACCGATTATTGAGCGTTTCGAGCAGTTTGCCCCACGCCTTGAAAATCCCGTCAGTCATGGCCTTGATAGAGTCGTATCGGTTTGGGTCGGTCGTGAGGGTTAGGTGTACACCATCTGTGTAACGGTCGGTAGCCCTGTCCCACGCATTGTGGTATCGTCGCCACTGGTCAGCACAACGTTTCTCGTCGTTGAAGCGGGTGTGATAGGGCATCAGCATATAGTTTTCCGCAGGCATCGTTTGGTCTTCGAAGATGAGATGTTTGTCTTCGATGGAGTCGAGGTAGCGCAGGTACGGACGAGCGACGGTTTGCGCGGTCTCGACGGAGTGGATTCCGTCGATTGCAGAGACGAGGGAGCGAGTGAATTCTTTGTGTGATAGTTGCAGTTGGCCGGAAACGGTGTTTTTGGGACTCTCGAGGGCCTCAGTTGGCTGTTCAGCATTCCGGTTGGAAATTTGCTTACCGAGGTCAAGTGAAAACGCCTCTAGGGACGGCTGTGCCGAAATTTGGGGGCCAGAGACGTTGAGAACCGCAATGTCGGACGATTCGAGAAACCGCCGAGTGGCTTCGTAGTCTTTCGTGGAGTAGGTCCGTCCTTCGGACGATATGTCACCAAAGAGGCATTCGCAGAGACGGGACAGAGGGACGCCAGAAGGGTTATCGAGCAGGTATTTATAAACGCGCGTCCAGTCGTGAGCGCGGTCGAGGTCAGACCAAGGGAAGCGGACGGGAGTAGTTGTAGACGTAGGAAAATCTTGCCGGTTATCTCGGTGGTTGCCTTCGAGACCGTCCAAGATTCTCCCGACCGACCGGGAGTGATTGGTTATGGACATTTAGACACACCGTGTAGAAAGGATGTAGTCAACCACGAGGTAGATTAGCACGAACCACAGAAGGTGGTAAAGGGAATGGTCAATTTGAGCGGCTTGTAGAATCATTGACGATTCACCCCCGCACGTCGTCGGGCCGCTCTCAGCTTATGTTCCTGTTGCCGTTCTGACCGATACGCAGAGCCTTCCCGGTGGCAGTCGAGACACTGGTTAGACTTGGCGTAGACAGTTTGTTTAGAGTTGATACAGTTTTCCCGACAGTGACGACAGCGGTAGGCCGTCCAGTAGTCAGGGTCAAGTTCTTCGCCGAGCGAGGGGGTAGATTTATCAACGGTACGACCTTCGTACTGCTTGCTGGTTTCGGACATGGGTTGAACACAGTTCCGAAGCCAGCACCTTGCAAGGAATCGTGAGTTCCTTGCTTTACTCGCTTTTGACACGAGCGCGGTGTTGGCTTCTGATTATACACAGCATGAGACTAAGGGTACTTAAAGATGTATCTTCAGGTGGATATGTGTGTTTTTGAAAAGGAGAGCGTCGCAGGAATCAGCTTACACAATGTGATTAGTCGTGTCGTTGAAATCTTACCTCGAAGTCCCAGAAATCGTTTGCGTCTTCGTCTTCCGCTTCGACTTTGCCGCGACACTTGACGCCGAGCCAGTCGCCCACGTCGAGACCGACACGGGAGACTTTCGAGTTAACGACAGTCGTACCCCAGAACAGTATAGGCTCATCGCCCGAAATTCCGAGGTCTGCGTCTTCTTCGTCGGGTTTGAGCTTGTAAACAGTCGAACCGTGTTCACCGCAGTTCTCTTTGATTTCGAGGATTTCGCCCGTAACGATAGCACCGTTTTCCTTGATTTCGACCCAATCAGGCTCTTCGTTGGGGTTTGCGTCCGGTACTGTTCGGGCCTGTTCGAATCTTGCATGACCAGATTGTGACATACAGAGAGTAATAGTAGACGGTTTGTATATAAAGTGGAAAGTAGGCGAAAGTGAAAGTAAAAATAGACACGTTGTCTAACAAAGCCCCTACGTCTGTCGATGGCCGCGATACTGAAGTGGACTCTGTGGGTCGTAGCGTCCTTGAGGCATCGGGGCACAGTCGAACAGTCGTAGCCCCTTGTAATCCCGCCCAACAATATTTGTCGAGCAGAGCGGAACCGATGGATACACCAGGAGTCGAGGAACGCGCTACGCGCGACAATGAGGGGGTTAGACCCCCTCAAACTCCCCCTTACACGGATGGCGCTCGCTCCGCTTCGCGTTCCCTCACTTCGTTGCGGGTACGGGTCGGGGGACAAGCCCCCGCTTCCGCCGAGAACCGCCTAACTGCGGAAAGTAAGGAATGGCTACACAGAATGTGTATCAACGATAGAATATACACAGAGTGTGTAAAGACTTAAGTAGACAGTGTGTGTAGTCAGATGTATGGTAGCTCAGAAGGCTGTCAGAAAAGAATCATTCCCGAACCGAGGCGAACTATGGGCGTTGGACGACGGAGAAGTTTACGTTTGGTGTCCCGAAGGCAGAGAACCCGGCGTTCAGCCGAACAGTTTCGGTAGTGGTCAGAAGCTCCTCGACCACGCAGACAAGCACGACGAGGTGATTGAATGGGGGAGAGAACTCACAGGCGACGGGCACGAGGCGAAGGCCCACATTTGGGCCGAACTCCACGCGGACCGACACAGCAAGATGGACTTTGATACGGCGTTGCGAGAGAAGCGCGGCATCATCAAGAGCGAAGAACTAAAGATTCCCGTCCATATCGCCATCTTGGGAAAGGCGCGAATCGCGGCGTATCTGTACTGCCACGACGTAAGCGCGAACTGGATAGGGTCAGAGTTGCAGGTGAGCAAGCGAACGGCGAAGCAGTACATCAGCGACGTGAAGCGGGGCGTAAGATGAGTAAACAATATGTGTACCTGTACGCAGTGTTTTCGGACAAGACCGGGAAGATATACCGAACCGAGACGGACGACGAGAGCGAAGCACTCGAGAAAGTAGAACAGTTAGAGGGAGTGGAGGAGGCAGTAGTTGTAGAATGAGGTGTAAGAGATGTGGAGGTTTCGTTACGTATATCGGAGTGAGGTACTGCGTACGGACATGGGAGTGTCCTAAGTGCGATGTGTGGATAGAAGAGAATCAGGTTAAAGAGTAGAGTTCGTTAAACGACTCCGCCCACCGGCCACCCCCGTTGAGGGGGTTGGTGGGCGGGAGGGCGCGACAGGTTTTTTAGAAAGTTGGGGAAGAAGAGCGGTCAGTGGCGAACCGAACGGAGGGAGACGGTGGGGAAGCAGTCGATTCACGAATCCTCGACGAAAATGCAGAAGTGAGACGAACCAGCGAGAGCACCCGAGCCTCAGATTTCGCTTTGGTATCTCGCCTCGACCAACGGTGAGGGACTCGGAGAAGATCAGGGCGGGACGGGTCGGCTTAATCGTCGAATGAGTCCTGCCGGGACGGTCGCCTCAGTCTGGGCTGTCGTTGCCAGCTCGTTCTCATTCATCACCTGCTCGCTGCACCTGCACTCACCACGCTCCGCTTTCACTTCGTTCAGGATTCATTTGGTTGAGCCAGCTGGTTCTTCTTTCGCCCGAATGTCCACGTTCCGAGCATCGGCACAATCCGGGCGGGCACTTCTTTCGACGATGATAGCTTCCGCTTCCGTTCCTACAGATAACTTTCCTCGTTTCCTACCGATGGTGAGGCTCGATTTACGATTAGGTCTCACAACAAAGTTGTTCAATCAAAAACGCGAAATCGACACCCTTCGTCTATTCTGTGATTTTGAACGTAGCCGTTTCGTCCGGGTCGTAGGAAGCCGCTACCGGAGGCATCGGTTTTAGAGTAAATTGGTGACCGAACGGTTCACCTTCTTCGATACCGTCATAGAACTCAGCCGAGTAAACATCGTCCTCGAGGTCGCGCGCGTCACGAACTTGCCGGATGAAGTGGGTTGAGTGTTCCCGAATCGCGGGGGCAATATCGTGTCCACTCTCACGGTGACCGATGACGAACATACGGAGACCGAGTTTTGATTTGAATGTGACGATGTGGTAAAACGAATCGTTCACTTCGTAGTTTTGAGTTTGCGCGTTTGCTTGTGTAGACATTTCGTCTAAGATTGCAACCACGTCCTCGTGCCGGTCTGCGACCGCCTCGAGTTCGGAACGCGATTCGACGGAG containing:
- a CDS encoding rolling circle replication-associated protein — protein: MSITNHSRSVGRILDGLEGNHRDNRQDFPTSTTTPVRFPWSDLDRAHDWTRVYKYLLDNPSGVPLSRLCECLFGDISSEGRTYSTKDYEATRRFLESSDIAVLNVSGPQISAQPSLEAFSLDLGKQISNRNAEQPTEALESPKNTVSGQLQLSHKEFTRSLVSAIDGIHSVETAQTVARPYLRYLDSIEDKHLIFEDQTMPAENYMLMPYHTRFNDEKRCADQWRRYHNAWDRATDRYTDGVHLTLTTDPNRYDSIKAMTDGIFKAWGKLLETLNNRYGGDSRLDYIRALEWTTKGYPHLHVVVFGVRYVPHSWLSHYWATNCDHGEMVWCDRLSNRGSEWIHHNKQQQENFNAKAYLGDYLSKTFENIEIGVTEQFNEVTDLEGAQIGAKKDGSPLYDYEQCGIWKMALYWATGRQFWDCSHGLKEPNPDCLQDVPGLGETKLERLQDAGIHTLSHIRLASRDDLEEIDGLGASLVSDLLHFAGEPSDFDLGRWTFKGAASYEQIPLHVVQNATVLGVPPLSSEGATS